The Serinus canaria isolate serCan28SL12 chromosome 8, serCan2020, whole genome shotgun sequence DNA window aaaaaccCCTTAAAGACTGCACTTCCCTTGCAGTTACATCTcaaacacagagacacacagccatagctcccactgcagccaccacaagccctgcaggtgctgtcccttccccagggtGTGACCAAAGTCACCAACTCCAAACTCATGCTGCCCTATGGTGACAGTGCTTTGACCTCTCCAAACACCAGAGCTAAGAACTGTTATACAGAGGGAGAATTGAATACAGAGGGAAATGGGGCTGAGCAGACTGAGGTAACGTTCAGTGAGCACCACCGAACAAAGGGCTGCACCCCCAGCGCCCACATCCCTGAGCCTGCTCCCAACATCCAGCCACCCAGAGGCCACTacaggtgtccccagcaggggcagtgctgctgtgacagtggcagcagagccctcctcccagcacacagcacctACGTGGGTCTGGCCTTTGAAGAGCCTCACGGGCTCCTCGGGGTTGCCGCTGCTGAAGGCGAAGGTGCAGAGCGCGTAGGCAGACTTGTCCTCAAAGCCAGCCAGCAGCTTGTACAGCCCTGGGGGACACAGAAGggagcctgcagtgcctgctgctccctgggagcatAGCACAGCCACTCAGGCACGGATGTGTTCCACATGGCATTCCCAAGCACCACGGGAGGTGACAGAGCTCAGGCACCAGCGTGTTCTTGGCAGGATCCCTGCTGTGACTGAGGCCAGAGCTCACATGTCATCTCCAGAGCCCTGCTATGAAGCTGGGAGAGAAGCAACCCAGCATAACTAAAGCCCCTGATGCTTGAAAGTGATTAGTGCTCATGTTAACAAGACTAGCACAGGATTTGCAGTTACACTCGGAACTGCAGGGTCAAGGcacagcaggggaggggagtgTTAGTGGAGAGGGCTTGCCCTGAAGCCACAGGGAGCAAGACATCTTCCAGGTCACACTGAGGACAAATAAGATGCTCCCATGagccctgccaccagcctgcagaggcaggagtttgggaatgcagggatgGAGCTACTGAGAAAAACAACATCCTGGGAAGGAGGGCACAGAACAGGCTGGAGGAACCTGCTGGATCCCCCAGCATGGGCAGGGAGCCACTTCAGAGGCAAAAAAGTGggtcacacacagagcagtgacatGAGGGCAGTACCTTCTGGCTTGAGTTTCTCCAGGAACCATTTtctgaaaaggaaggaaagagagaagatcAAATTTTGCAATTATATCTCAGCAATACAGACATCCTTGTACATGATTACTTACATTCTCACAGGCCTTTGAATCCCTCTGTGTGCTCTAAGATCACTCATTCTGGACTACTTACCAGGAAGGACAGACTTACCTCTTAAGCTGAAGGGGACACAGTGAAACAGCAATGGGGTATTTAATCTACTGTATCCTAGTTATtgtgtatataaatacataataaCTTTGTTATCTTCTGGATTAAAGCTGTCCCTACGAGAACCTATGGGGCACTCATGGCAGAGTCCTGCTTGGTGCCTTTACTGTTCTTTGGATAGCTTCCCaagctgccagagcaggcacCACAGATTAAAAACCAGAGCCAAGAGCCCaggtctgtctgtccatccctgttcCATGACATACCACAGGGCTCAAGGAGCTCGGTGCAGCCCTTGGGGTGCAGGATgaagggcagggcacagccatcACCTCCCTGACCCCAGTGCTCCTGGAGTGTGGAgcccaccctgccagcctgTGCCCCTAACCCTGGCACATGAAAGGAGAAACAGCCACTTACATGTAGGGTCCTGGGAGCCCCCCCAGGGCATTGAAGCACAAGCAGGTGTCCTCTACTATAACAGGTCCCTGAACCTACAGTGACAGCCCAAGAGAAGAACATCAGACCTAAAGGAAGGCACTGCCTCCAAACccattccctggctccagcccaTCCTCACGTTTCCACTCGACCTCAAAGGCAACACACACCAGACAGACACAATCAAACCCAAACTCCCCCCAGGCAGGCCAGAGAGGCTGAAGAACAGCAGGGAAGGTTTCACatggagaaaaacaagcagagcCGAACACTCCCTGCCATCCTGGAGgacaagaaaagggaaagccTGTGTTCCAGAGGCACGCCTGCAGGACACccatcccagagccagctccGGAATGTACAGCAGACATCATCAAATTCTTTAGGAGCTTCTGTGACCTCCCGCTGCTAGAGCACACAGCAAAAACCAGCACAGCCGAGTGATGGGAGAGCAGCGGGGCCGCTTTGGATCCTTCAGTGTCCCTGCCTTGGGTCCCTCCACGCCCATCCCGCCGGGAAAGGGGAAGGAGCGAGTGACCTGCCGGGCGGCTTCGCGGCACTTCTGCACCGAGATCTCGTCTGGCTCCCCCTGGTACTCGGGCACTGCGGACACGGGGACGGAGCGGTGCTGAGCACAcacggcggggccgggccgagccgcCGCACTCCGCCAGGCCCTGCCAGCAACTTACGGTCAATTTTCTTCGCCACCAGCGTGTAGGGAGAAGAGTCCCCGAGGATCTGCGTGACCTGCGCAGGGAGAAAGGGGTGacagaggagggagggacagaggcaAACCCGCGGGTCCagcccgctcccgccgccctcACCTCCTCCAGTTTCTTGGCGTTGCCTGTCACGAACACGACGCTCCGCCGCGCCGGCGCCGCCATGCTGATCGAGCACCGGGCCCCTGCGCGCCCGGCCGCCAATCagcgcccccgccgccgccgcgccccgcaGCGCTCGACCAATGGGGAACGTGCCCGCCCTGCAGCATCCAGCCAATGCGGAGGGCGTCCGCCCACGCCAGAGAGGCGGGAACTGCCGGCCCGCGAGGGGCGCGCGGAGGGCGGGGCGGGTCGACATGGCAACCGGCCCCCTCACGGCCCCGGCAGCGCTTCCAGCCCCGGCCTTTAGAGCCCGCGCTGCTTTTCCCGAGGTAAAATCAGCTGTAGTCGGGGAATCGGCAAGGGGATTGtgctccaagctctgctgctgttcagtcTCCCACCTCAAGCGCGTCTCTGCTTCCTGTGTCGGAGCCATAAAGTTCCGTCGTTGTTGgtttgctgctggtggtgccTCTCACAGCCAGAGCTGTTCCTTGGGAACGTCTGTGCCCTGGAAAACCCCAGCACTGAATGACTTGAACCTAAAAGCGATGAACACCCAATTCTAGCAGCTCGGGGCAGTGCACTGATGGTTGCCGTgtggcagctctccctgccctgcatcTCGGGtaaaggcaggagcagctggcgGCTGCAGCAAAATCTCCAGGCTCGAGTTCTGTCCGTGGGGCTGGTgtggagccctgcaggagcaagTCAGTGCAGGTGGGGAGCAGGCCCTGcgaaggagcagcagcagagtcccAGCTTCCCAGCGTGTACCCAGGCCCCTCCTCACTGCCAGaccctgccagagctcctgctgtgcaAGGGGACACCTCAGGAAGGATTTTCTTCCCCCTGGGTTGCCCggctgccacagccaggaggCCTCTCTGCACCCgtgtccatccctgcagcccccctgcccctcAGGCATGGGGACCTGGGGTCACAGCACAGGCTCACACAGCAATCCTGAGAGGAGGAATGCACTGCTTTCGCCAGAAGATGCCATTCCCTGTACCAAAGAAATCAtgtggaaaacagcagctgatgGTCTTGTCCTCTGCACAATGCAGGAATGGGTAAAACAGACCCAAAGCTTGGGTGAAGGAGTTGTTTTTGTTGTAGAAGCTCCTTCATAACATCTCCTAAGTGAAAACTAATCCCTAAGCATGCAGACATTGCTGGAAACAACACCCCCTCCCTTTCTGCTCACTGCAGTTCTCTCTGCCACCAGTCCAGGGTgggacagcacaggctgcaaTATAAAACCACAATACCAAAGGAATATGTGGAGGACTGCTCTGTACCACCCCAAGAACAGACATTTCTAATGGTCTTTCCAGCCTTGTGGGGGgaaaataaatctataaaacttgCTTAGCAAATTCTATTCCTGGGATGTTTCTGAACAGGACTCCTGTGGCAccaaggtgctgctgtgggtggcagcagcaaaggcagaggcaatggcagggctctgcagcaaCAGCAGTGAAATACCTCACTTTCCAGCTGGCAGGACATGGTACCTCAAACAGCTCAACAAGACCTGCAGCCCCCCTGGAGACAGACACAGGCCCTCCTCATCCACCTTCATGATCCCTTGCAGGCTGAGAGTAGCCAAAGGCACAGACAAAATGACTTTTGTCCCTTCCAGTGAGTGTATGATGTTAAAACCAGCCTGTACTTCAGGAGGATAAACCCAGCTTGCCTTCCTGTTTCCCACCTGGAGAGATCAGCTCTcagagaggggaaaagcccTGCTTTTATTCCAGCTGGGCAAGGCAGCTTCAATCACATCCAAccctccaggctgccctgctcACTCCTAATCCCCTTCTCTGCATGGGGCAGCACTCAGATGGAAACTGTGCAAGGTCCTGGGGGCAGGCTCAGAGGAGGAAGCTGGTACATGGCACTGGAAATTCTCTGGGGCACCATTTCCCCTCTCCAGAATCATTTCAAACACGTGCTTAGCAGGACAACACTGCTCTCATcagaaaaaagaccaaaaagaGAACCAGAAGAGCTTGGTTCAGCTAAAGTGCCAAGCTCAGGGCTGGAAAGGAGAAGGCTCCCAAAAATAAAGGGCTGACAGAAATGCCACCAGCACTTCAGGTGACACCAAGGCTGGAAACAGCCAAACACCACAGTCCCACCCATGGATAGAGGAGCTCAGTCCTGTTCATTCCAGCACAGGTGTCCCTAGAGCTCCCCAGTGCTCATGTCTGGGAATAATCCCCACCCCACTGGATCACAAGGAAGTAAACTTGGCTGCCATTCAGGACCACGACCACCACATCATGGTGAAGGGCTCTGAATATGAACTGGGCTTCTTCTCTGTGGTTGGTGTCAGGAGAATTGTTCTCCAGCTGTGTCTTTATATAATTGTGCTGCTTGCTGGGTTTTACACACATTTCTTACTTTTGGTTAAGAACACACAGAAACAGGGACTCCCAGCCTCAGAGAGCCCTGACTGTCCTCCAAAACTTTATGAAGATGTGCAAAAACTCCACGTGTACAGTCAAAAATAGGTTTACTGGAATGTCTTTAGTCACAGCTGTAAGCAGCAATACTGAAAACACTGAGCTTGTGCATTCCCATGGCAGGACCAGAAAGTCTTCTGGATTGTAAAACctaatttcactttttctcttctcttttttttttttttttttttttgaacaagagaaaaacaacaccCTTGCAGTTGTCCTCCAAAGAATCAGTTCCCTATAATGGTATTATTTCCCTTCAGACATTTAtcccctccttttctctgaTTCAAAAGACAGAGTCCCCTCTGCCttccacagcaggcagcagggagctgctcaaaccatattattattattataattattattattaatattacaACTCAACCATATATACAGATAGACCGTAGGGGCAAGTAGCCAGCTCCAAACCAAAGACTCAGAATTCCACAAAATGGGTGGTTTGGGATCTGAATCTTGTGTTATAAAAAAAGTCTGACAGCAGGACAGGTACTTGATTGGAAAAGGGTTGTTTGGTAGTTCTTCAAACGCTCCCTTAGAGTTGGCTGCTTGCCACCACCTCCTGCacccaggagaaaaaacaacttCCAGGCTATATACAGATATCCCACTTAAATTACACAGCAGATTGGTTatcccagaggcagctccaccaaagcctccagctgccctgtCAGGAACGGTACTTCAGCACTATGGGCActgcaaaacacaaagaaagaaggtctcagcacacacacacccctgccaggggggaGTCCCCCCATTTCTGCAGTGACAAACCCCAGCAGCTGCGAGCAGAAGTGTGTTCTCAGCCCCCAGCTATAGCAATCTGCTGTCTGCACACATGCTAGACAACATATCCTGCTACCTTCATCTCCTTCCAGcttcccaaaaccaaaccagatgGGATTTTCCATCAGTCTCTCTCTCAaccctgctgccagctttgcCTCTCCCATTGCAGGCTGTGTGTCAGAAGGACAACAAGGGCTCTGCTGAAGGAACAAGAAGAgttgcagagctgcccctggacacttcagcagaaggaaaacccTCCAGACCCAGtggcagagaaaagctgcatGCCATGCTGGACTGCCTGGATCCCTGCAGCATGTCATTCTGCAGCAGAGGAATCAAttattccttccttccatgGAAGAAACATGCTCTGGTCATTCTGAGCTGTTTGGTAGGAAAAGCAGTgacatctctgctctggggaggccaggaaaggcagagagcatGGGAAGGGACCAATGGCAAAGCCACAACAGCTACTCAATGGAAATTAAGCAGCACATCAACTTTGGGGAAGAGCATCTGTACACAACAGGCTCATTGCAAGGTGCCTGATACATGTAAAGATGTTTCTGGAAGACATTGCTCT harbors:
- the ITPA gene encoding inosine triphosphate pyrophosphatase isoform X1 yields the protein MAAPARRSVVFVTGNAKKLEEVTQILGDSSPYTLVAKKIDLPEYQGEPDEISVQKCREAARQVTRSFPFPGGMGVEGPKVQGPVIVEDTCLCFNALGGLPGPYIKWFLEKLKPEGLYKLLAGFEDKSAYALCTFAFSSGNPEEPVRLFKGQTHGVIVEPRGPRDFGWDPCFQPNGYNQTYAEMPKVVKNSISHRYRALSELSAFFLQSDSSEPRPAPS
- the ITPA gene encoding inosine triphosphate pyrophosphatase isoform X2, which gives rise to MAAPARRSVVFVTGNAKKLEEVTQILGDSSPYTLVAKKIDLPEYQGEPDEISVQKCREAARQVQGPVIVEDTCLCFNALGGLPGPYIKWFLEKLKPEGLYKLLAGFEDKSAYALCTFAFSSGNPEEPVRLFKGQTHGVIVEPRGPRDFGWDPCFQPNGYNQTYAEMPKVVKNSISHRYRALSELSAFFLQSDSSEPRPAPS